The genomic window AGAAGTTTAACgactttcaaaatttccCTCATCAAATGGAACGTATTACCGAACCTTGACTTCTTACGTTCTTTCGTTGTCAGTGTTTTCGTTGGcttcaaattgaaattatagTCTAAATGTAAATATGTCAATCCTCTCTTATATATCAGCAGATTTAACATATTATGTCCTTGACGACAAAGCTGTAAACCCGCTTCGACCCAATCGATAGTAGTttgttgaaaatatttggtATTCCGcagatttttcaatagtttgattttctttatgTTTATTGGTTTCTTCGATTTTAGTTCATTTGCGACATAATTCTTTAGAAGTTTCTGGTATGAAATTCTTACTTTTACTGGATATTTTTCGTCTGGATGTTGTAAATACCATTTTTTAACTAAAGCAATATCTTGTGCCCTCGTTGTCTTTCCTGATCTCCTATTAAAAGGGTATGGCGCATGGTAAAGAGACATGGCATCTTTCAACTCCGGTAAAATAAagtcttcatcttctaataatggAAGACAATCAACAGGGAGTGAAAAGTCATCAGAATAATTGCGCATATCCACTTTCTCAAGAACATCAGTAAAGGTAATCGGGTTCAAAGAaggattgaaaaagaacGGTGGAAGGTCTGgatcttcattattatctatgAGGCATGAAATTTGATCATTGTACCATGGGATTTCCACAGACCGTGGCCTTGAGTTATATACATGAGGGAATGCAATCTTATATTCGCTTCGAATTGGTACTCTAAATATTATCCTGTCTATTAAATTAAACTCGCTATAatctccttcttcttcctctgGATATAATGGTTCAAACTTAGGTCCCCCTGGAATAGCCGTGTTTAATGCTTTTGAGGTgaaaaatgttttcttattaaaCAAATAGTAATAGTTATTATCTGTGACTTCATCTCTTAGAGGAGTTGCTAGTCTATAAAGATTGGCCATAGTTTCTAACTCCAGGTTCCATCTTTTATATGATGTTCCGTTTACATGCTGTTTATCATCTGCCAAGGGGCGTGGATCATAAAGCCAATCTTTGACCCatttatcatctttttcatcTAATGGTAGAGTGATAGCATCAGATGgttcaattgtttcaatatGTTCTGGATAGGATAATGGAGGTTCATCGTCATCAAACCCTGGGAACCTCATTCTTTTGAAGTGAGTTCTATCACGTTTCTCTCTTCTCATAGCAATCCATGCAGTAGACCATTGTGCAGTATATATAGGTTCTATTACCCTTGGGATTTCGTTGACAAATGTTATGGCACCTGTTATATGGTATAGAACTTTAACTTCTTTAACTTGTTCCCAAGGTTGAGGCATATTTTCTAATAGTTTCAGTACTGCATGAGGCATATACTTTAATGCGACTAAGAAGGCACGTTTGCCATAATCAAATCTTTTAGAAGCCATATCAGAATGTCcttctattattttccttAAGTGTTCGTGGGGCATGTCCACTTTATGTGATTGTATTAATCCACCgaatttcttcttgtttattcttttcttggaGGGTTGTATGTCCACAGAAGTATAGTTATCTTCTCCagatatatttgaatcatattttctttttaaatCATTAGTTTCTTCGTTTGTCAGTACTAGGTGGGGGTGCGGTGGTTGTAGTGATGGAAGAGGTATCGTAGATGGCTCTTCATCGAAGTCCATTGGTGGAGGAGGAGGGGGCAGTGGATTTTCTGAGATGTCTTCTTCATTGTCAAAGAGTGGAGGAGGTGGTGGCGGTAAGTCAGGCATCTCATTGTCCTCTACCGCTGGTGGTAATATATGGTCGGAGCCTTcttgattattttcatcttcaaaaagtggaggaggaggaggaggtAGTGGTGGTAAGTCCGACATGTCACTACTTTAAACTAAGGAAAGTTGGTAATAGATTCAATTTTTATCGATATAAAATGTTTGATTTCCTTAGGTTACCTTCCTTTAACAGTGTTGTTTACTAACATAAGTACTAACTAACTTAGATATTCTTTTGCATAGATGAATTCtataaaaattttaaatatcTTGCAGATCCGCGTTAAGGATAGGCGGCTATTTTCTTTGGTAACTTATATAGACAAGCAGTTTccagataataatacagtAGATTCAGCAATACTAACCCATATAGGGCCTACTTTCTGCCTTTccaattgaatataatagTCAAAACAAACTATGAAAGTATTAATGCAATGTTGTTCCTTTTATAGAGGTAGCCTGTATGACTTTATCAAGAATACATACTATCTGTCGATTTTAGAAATAAGAAAGTGAATGTTACATTTTTGTTTGACAATGTCTTGCAATGCTCCTAGCAAGCTCGACCTCTTGTGCAGTCCCATTAGTGACAGCTGTCGCATATTTGTAAGCCTCTTCGTAATTGTCATGTTTCAATTCATACTTTGCTAACCATAGGCGGGCTTTTATCGTCTCCTCATTCGCAAATCCATCTTCGCTTTTCTCAAGCTCAACACATCGTATCATATGCAATTTACATCTTTCCATCTGCTTCAATTGCTCGCAAATCTCTGcaattttaaataatagtacACTATCTTGTTCAATGTTACCTGAATGTTGTAATGCCCTTTCAAAACATTTCAACGCATCTGATTTGTATccaattttaatataacATGTCCCCAAAGCTTGCCACATTCTGCGATCGAGCGGTTGCAAGGAACATGCCTTCTGGAAGTAGAATAGTGAATATAAATGCATTTCTAGCACTTCATATGCTTGACCTAACCCATACCAAGCTTTGAAATCCTTGGGATTAATATCAACTGCCCTTCGATAGCATTCAATGGCAGCATgtgaattttttaattcaacaaattcatGACCCATTAAAGTCCATGCGCTTGTACAACTCTTGTTCAAAGTCAATGCCCTTCTAAAATACATGATGGATTTTTCATGTTCCTGTCGAGCACTATAATAATTAGCTATTATACAACAAGTTTCAGGTCTGAATTTATCAACTTGAGATACAAATTGAGCCAAATATGCTAGTTTGGAATGTCTTTGCATCACATAGAGTATATTGGAATAAGTGTCTAGGTCATCTAATCTGTAGGGGTCTAATTTTACGATTTGTTCGAATAGGTCCTCAGAACTGAGGTAATCCATataatggtaatttattaatgCATTCTGTGCCTTGATATAAGCAAAGTTCGGAAATATTGCCAGTAGTGTTTCTATAAGGTCCATTAATTCATCCATATTTCCCTTATAATCTTGTGATAATgttaatttgaaaaatttcaacattatattatattggaCCGTATGTTGGGTATCAAACGGTACTTCGGATTGAATGACAAATTTATCGTCCAAGTATTTGAGTAATTGAAATGCTTCGTCTGCTCTTGATAAACATTCAGTCAACTCTATCCAGCAAGTCCAGTTAAACGAATAGTgtgataatgattttaGGAACGAACTCATTGCTGAAGATTTATTGCCTTCTTGTTTGAGGAGAACAcctttcaaataataaagcaATGATAATCCAAGGTACAAACCTCTACCTGATACGACATCATCATGcttttctaaatcatctaGGTAACGGTTCAATTCTTGTAATATCAATGAAATGCTACTTTGATGGCCGTCCCCCATATTTACAACTCCACGAGATGTTTTAATCTTCTTTGCTTGTGTAGTAAAATCGTAAGCAGTAGAAGATGAAGCTCCTTCTGGATCATTTATCCCTGTTGGGATATTCTTAGACTTCCCAACTGTCAAAACGCTTTCTACACTTTCTTGATTCTTCTTATCCCACGATATGAACTTACTAtacaatttcaaaaacttcAAACAAGGATGTTTAACATCCTTAAGGAAATAGCAACACCTATCGAACTCTTTACAATCAAACAGACTTACTGCCAAAAGATATAAGtcatattcatcatcattcatACCGTACCTAGGATCGTAATCCATCGCCAtcttaccattattattcgttTTCCCGTCATTACCTAACCTTCCCATTCCAGTCCTATTCCTAAGTGGAGATTCATATGTAATATTTACTGGATCAGCTTTATTGGATAAAAACGGGCTAATATCACACATTCCGATTAATGCTTCTGATGACCATTTGGCTGATTTGTAAAGTTTCCAATGTGATAAATCTGATGCAGATCTTCGAAGATTAATCTTGATATCTTgtattaattttaattgaCTGTCATCATCCATTTTCATTCGTCAATAGGATTACTATTATAGAGTGCTTTCCTTTCCTTAGGTTGCCTTGGGTTGCCTTGATCTTTTCTACTTTTATTTCGAGCctctttttcattttgttttctGTTAGACTCTATCTCCTGTTTTTTAGGCATCTTGTAAATTTCAAGTTTTTGTGCTGCTACTACTACCACTGCAATGCTAATATCAAAACTATATGAATTGACAAACGCAATCTGGATCTTAAATAAGAAAGAGTAAGACAAAGAGGTAAATACATAACGACTATGCCAGGAGAAATAGAGACCACTTATTTTGACTCTTTAAgtgaacaagaacaacatTTACAAGAGAATTATTCCTGCATTAAggatattttcaaaactttaaaacaattgaaaaataaagatgctactgatgatgaattgaagcaaaatcttgataatttaaGCATATATTATAGAGATTTAACAAGAAGTTCCattgatttgaaatataataaataccAGACTAGAGAGATTCAATTATCTCATCTTGATAAGATAAGCAATGAGGCTCAAACGTTCAAGAGAAAGCATAAGACGATTTATTTAAGAGAATATGTTAATACTACTGAAAGTATTAATGGTAAATCtttagaatatattaatttgttACAAAGGTTATCCGTTGATCTAGTTAGGCAGATAGAAATATCGGATCCTAATGTTTCTAAGATTAATGTTGATGGTTGGAATCCGCCAAAGAAAATTCAAGTtttattagataaatttGGTGAGCCAGATGCGGATACTCGTGAATTAAAGATACAAGTGCAACGTTACCTGGATGATATTAAGATGTCTCGTGCTAAATATAGTctggaaaataaatattcattacAAGAGAAATTGAGTGAAGTGACTAAAGCTGTAAATCAATGGAGAGCGGAATGGGATAATATAGAGATGATGTTATTTGGGGACGGATCgaattcaatgaaaaatatgttaGCAAATGTGGAATCAATTAAAAGCAAATTAGAGGAAGAGGCTAAGGCAGAGTcgaaagaagaagaaggggAAGGAGAAGGAAATGATGTCGAAATGACGTAGACACTACGAACAGCAGGCACAAGGTTTCTACGTTTAATATAAACTTACATATTGTGCCTAATATATgatagaatattattttaacGACTCTTAATAAAGTCGATATTGTGtttgtattgtattattataaattgTATTAATGGATATGTTCTTTTTCATGTTTCTACATAGTAAAACAAGGAagattttattaaaatatgAAATAGAGCTGACGttaccaaaaaaatgaataacAAGAAAGCGAAAGATAGTTCAATCAAAAAAAGATACGAAGAAGCCTAAGGTATCTAATGTTACCAAGATATTACTGCAAAGTATCGATACGATTAAATTCCACTTTCTCGAAGATAGTTGAAAATGCACCAAAGATATCAGACAATGAAAATTGGTTAAATTCCCTTGAAATACCCAATCCAGCAAGCTCTTTAATTTCTGGGAATAAATCATGGAAGACAGGTGATAAATTCCCCTTTGAGATCATCtctaataatgatgcaAGAAATTTTAAGGGGCAAAGattcattgatttaaaGGCTTCATTACGATATTTCACTTCgataaattatttacaaGAGTTTAATAAGCATAAGCATAAGAGATCGCAGGGAAATTTTATTGATGTTAGAATAGTGAAATGTAAGAGTGGTATTGGCGGTAATGGAtgtatttcattttttagGGATGCTAATAGAAGGATTGGACCACCAGATGGAGGTGATGGAGGTGATGGTGGTAGTATTTATATTCAAGCGGTTGATAGTATGGATTCTTTAgctaaattgaaaacaacaTATATTGCTGGTGACGGTGAAAACGGAGCCACAGACCAATTGGATGGAGCTGTAGGTAAAGATATATTGATTAAAGTACCGAGGGGAACTGTTGTTCATTGGTGTATGGACCCTAAAAAAGTACGAGAATATGTTCAAGGGAAACTACAGGATTCAGACGCTACAAAAGATAAATCTTTACGCTccattttggaaaacaaTATGTTAGAATTGAAATGTGTTGCTACTGACAGATATAGACAAGATGTGCCACATATTCAAATGTTTAGAAACTCGTACGAAGTTGGAGAGGGATGGATATATAAGGGACAAACGGAGGAATTTCATACAAGTAAAGATTGGTTCAAGGActtaaaggaaaaagtGAAGTTATATGATTACGATCTGGAGAATGCTGAACATTATCAAGATACTATCCCCTTATTTGGTATTGATTTAGATGAAGTGAGTAATGAACCAATTTGTCTCTTAAAAGGTGGTAAAGGTGGTCTTGGAAACATGCATTTTTTAACAAGCTTAATTAGGAATCCAAGGTTTTGTAAAGTTGGTCGGAACGGATTGGAACAACACTTTATGTTTGAATTAAAAAGTATAGCAGATTTCGGACTGATTGGGTTACCAAACGCTGGGAAATCTACTCTTTTGGGAGCCATTTCGAATGCCAGACCAAGAATAGGACATTGGGAGTTTACTACTCTATGTCCAACCATTGGTACAGTATCCTTGGGGATAGATGAGCCAACTTTCACAGTGGCAGATATCCCTGGTATCATTGAAGGGGCATCTCAAGATAAAGGGTTAGGGTTAGAGTTTCTACGACACATTGAACGGTCTAGGGGTTGGGTATTTGTAATCAGTCTTGAGAGACCAGACCCACTATCAGACCTCGAGTTGCTGATAAACGAAGTGGGAGGATTAGAGAAAGTGGAAACTAAGTCCATAATGGTGATCTGCAGCAAGGCAGATGTTCATCCCGAGGTAACAGCGGGACCTGAAAGCACTAGAGGAAAGTATATCAAAATGGAAGAGTTCTGTAGCCGCCGAGGTTGGGAGACCATGCCGATCAGCGCGCTGCGCGGggaaaatttggaaatcttgaagatgaaaatgttcCAATCGCTCGGTGGCCGCGTGGAGAGGTAAGGCAAGGTAAGTGAAGACGGAAACGGAAACGGAAACGGAACTTGAACAAAGCCGGGCAACGgtgaaaattttattgagaaaaaaagtgaaaaattacacTTCCTTTACGTAACGAACGTTAAGCTTTCCCTGTGGTGCTCATCGCTCATCTCTTAACACTCTTTTTCAGGATAGAGAATTAACAactaaaacaaaaatggtTAACACTTTTGATAGACTTGTAAATAAGTTATcgtttttatttaataagaaaatataataaaaacaaaatagtAATTATATTCTTAGGAAGtttatctatatattctttgGCCATTACAGAGATATTTGCTGACTATAAGATATAAGAACCAGACGAACTGAACCATCATGAATAACACTTTTGGTCAACATCAACATCCTCACGAACACCAGCAAATGTTGCAAACTCAACAACACCAACATCAGCAAGTTGCCACCGTATTATGTTGTAACTGTGGTACCCCTATCGATGGATCTACTGGTCTAGTAATGTGTTACGATTGTATTAAGATGACTGTGGATATTACCGAAGGTATTCCAAGAGAAGCCAACATTTCATTCTGTAGAAACTGTGAAAGATTCTTACAGCCACCAGGCCAATGGATTAGAGCTGATTTAGAATCAAGAGAATTATTAGCCATCTGTTTACGTCGTCTGAAAGGTTTAACGAAAGTCAGATTAGTAGATGCGTCATTTATTTGGACAGAACCACATTCTAGACGTATTAGAATTAAATTGACAGTCCAAGGTGAAGCCATGTCTAATACTATCATCCAACAAACCTTTGAAGTCGAATACGTCGTCATCGCTATGCAATGTCCAGATTGTGCAAGATCATATACTACCAATACATGGAGAGCTACCGTTCAAATCAGACAAAAAGTCCCTCATAAGAGAACTTTCTTATATTTGGAACAATTGATCTTAAGACATAATGCTCATGTTGATACCATCTCTATCAGTGAAGCTAAAGATGGTcttgatttcttttattcTCAAAAGAATCATGCAGTTAAGAtgattgatttcttaaacTCAGTGGTACCAATCAAATCTAAGAAATCTGAAGAATTAATCTCACAAGATACACACACAGGTTCATCCACTTATAAGTTTTCATATTCTGTTGAAATTGTTCCAATTTGTAGAGATGATTTAGTTGTGTTACCTAAGAAATTAGCCAAGCATTTAGGTAACATCTCTCAATTCGTACTCTGTTCTAAAATTTCTAACACTGTTCAATTCTTAGATCCAACAACCTTACAAACTGCTGATTTATCACCTTCTCTATATTGGAGGTCACCATTCTCTGCATTAGCTGACGTTTCTCAATTAACTGATTTTATCGTCCTTGATGTGGATCCAACAGGAATAAGTAAGGGTAAACGTATCCTAGCTGATATCACTATTGCAAGAACTGCTGATTTGGGTATCAATGATCAAGTATATTACGCAAGATCTCATTTAGGTGCCATTCTTCATGCTGGTGATACCGTTGCAGGTTATTTCATTGCCAATTCCAATTATAATtctgaattatttgatggATTAAATATAGATTATGTCCCAGACGTTGTCTTGGTTAAGAAATTATACCAAAGAAAGACTAAGAAGAATAGAAATTGGAAGTTGAAAAGAATGGCTAAGGAACATAAGGATATTGATGCTGCTCAAGATTATAGCTCTAAGGCTCAAAAGCAAGATATGGAGCGTGCTGAGAAGGATTACGAATTATTCTTGcaagaattggaagaagatgaagaaatgaGACAAACTATTAACTTATATAAAAACAACGAggctgctgctgctgctcAAATTGCTGCTGCTGCAAATGGTatggaagaagatgaagatcCAGACGCTCCACAAATCGATATTGATGAACTGTTGGATGAGTTGGATGAAATGACTTTGGATGACCCAAGTGAAGAACAACCGCAAATGCAACAGCCAAACATGTAGGCCTAGTGTGATAGTCTGTATATAATAtgttatataattatatcatTGTGTAAGGCATAAAGTAGTAAtgtatattattctttCAACTCAAGAGAGGTGGAAAAAATGTTCTTGTTCAAAGTAGGCTGGACAACTGTTGACTTCAATGAGGGCGGCGTGCGCAACGTTAACTTTAGTCGAAGTAGTATTTAGAAATTGATAAacttaaataaatttaaaggaAAAGCAAGCATTTAccttatttatttcaaaaatagtCTACAAATGgttgaataatttaaaagaaatgtAAAGTAAcaaaattacaatataAAGGTACTATTAGCTCTTTGAAACAAcatataaaataatgagTCAAGGCACAGAAAAAGAGGCGGAGATATGCAGCGCTACAGTACCTCTGAGTTACTCTGCACCATTCCAGTCATTCTTAGATACCTCATTCTTCCAAGAATTGTCACGCTTAAAACTTGATGTTCTGAAATTGGGATCAGAAGAAGTACCTTTATTCAGTAGTTTAGCACTAAAGAATGTCTCAAAATCAAACGAATGTGCACATTTGTTTCTTAATGAACAAAGTTTCCGAGTTCCAATGGACGGAGGCAAAAATGAAGAGGAGCTGGAATACAAGAAGGAAGGAACAATAGATATCCCAATTCAGGGGTCCATCACAAATTTTAATACCtttgaaaagtttaaaAGCCTAAATAAACAGGAATTCCTTAATGAAAAAGCTTTAGAACTTTTAAAATCAGGtgagaagaatataaatgaATGTATTAAATTCTACATTATTAGTTTTGCAGacttgaaaaaatataaatattacTATTGGGTATGTTCTCCTTCTTTCAAACCGATAGACTTAGATATTAAAATTCTTAAATCACAGGAAACAGTAACTAATGtagaaaaatatcaaactTGGTTTAAAAGTCATAAAACCGAATGGATTGGTTTAATTGATCATGATTCAACTGAAGTGGCCTCGTATAGTAAAGCTATTGCAAAAACAGCAAAGATCATCATTCTTAGAGACACGAGTAATCTAAAGGGAACACCTTCATCTTTACttcaaaatttattcaCTATTTATATGAATGATCAAGATGATCATATACGTGAAATTGAAGTCTTTTTTATCAGGCCATCCAAGGAATCCAGTTTCAAAGAGACATTTCGTTTACAACTAGAAGGTAAATCTAAAACTGATTATGCTCTATCATTAACAAGTAATCTCAAAGTAAGTGGATGGGAAAGGAATATGCAAGGAAAATTAATGCCCCGTGCTGTTGACTTGAGTGAACTTATCGACCCAATGAAGGTTGCTGATCAATCTgttgatttgaatttaaaactGATGAAATGGAGAATCATACCTGATATCGATTTGGACATTATTAAAAAGCAACAAGTTTTGTTATTGGGTGCTGGAACATTGGGATGCTATATCGCCAGAGCTTTAATGGCCTGGGGGGTAAGAAACATAACCCTAGTTGATAATAGTACCGTTTCATATTCTAACCCTGTGAGACAATCACTATTTGAATTTGCAGACTTTGGTAAACCAAAGGCGGAGGCTGCTGCTGCTACTATGAAAAGGGTTTTCCCACTAGTCAATGCAAAGGGTGTTAATTTAAACGTTCCTATGATTGGGCATCCAATAAACAATGAAGAGAGAGAGAAGAAAGAGTTTTATCAATTAAGAGAGTTGATTAGAAGTCATGATGCAGTATTCCTCTTAATGGACTCTCGAGAAACAAGATGGCTGCCGACAGTGTTGTGTAATATTGAAGGTAAGATTGTCATTAATGCAGCTTTGGGTTTCGATAGTTACTTGGTTATGAGACATGGAAACTATCATGGTGATGATGGGGTTGCTgttaaagaagatgatgaaagaCTCGGATGTTATTTCTGCCATGATGTTGTGGCTCCTACCGACAGTTTAAGTGATAGGACATTAGATGAAATGTGTACTGTCACAAGGCCTGGGGTGGCAATGATGGCAGCTTCACAAAGTGTAGAATTATTCGTGTCACTGTTACAGCATAGCGGCTTTACCAACGCTAAAACTAATCAAGAAACAATACTGGGTGAGATACCGCATCAAATTCGTGGCTTCCTAAATAGATTCACAACGCTAAAGTTAGAGACACCTGCATATAAATATTGTTCAGCATGTTCTGTCGCAGTCATAGAAGAATGTAAAAAAGATGATTGGGAGTTCGTGAAGAAAGCTTTAAATAATCGTGATTACGTTGAAAAGCTTTCAGGCCTTTATCAAATGAAACAGAATATAGATATTATGGATCAAGAGTTA from Naumovozyma dairenensis CBS 421 chromosome 3, complete genome includes these protein-coding regions:
- the CDC23 gene encoding anaphase promoting complex subunit CDC23 (similar to Saccharomyces cerevisiae CDC23 (YHR166C); ancestral locus Anc_5.72) is translated as MKMDDDSQLKLIQDIKINLRRSASDLSHWKLYKSAKWSSEALIGMCDISPFLSNKADPVNITYESPLRNRTGMGRLGNDGKTNNNGKMAMDYDPRYGMNDDEYDLYLLAVSLFDCKEFDRCCYFLKDVKHPCLKFLKLYSKFISWDKKNQESVESVLTVGKSKNIPTGINDPEGASSSTAYDFTTQAKKIKTSRGVVNMGDGHQSSISLILQELNRYLDDLEKHDDVVSGRGLYLGLSLLYYLKGVLLKQEGNKSSAMSSFLKSLSHYSFNWTCWIELTECLSRADEAFQLLKYLDDKFVIQSEVPFDTQHTVQYNIMLKFFKLTLSQDYKGNMDELMDLIETLLAIFPNFAYIKAQNALINYHYMDYLSSEDLFEQIVKLDPYRLDDLDTYSNILYVMQRHSKLAYLAQFVSQVDKFRPETCCIIANYYSARQEHEKSIMYFRRALTLNKSCTSAWTLMGHEFVELKNSHAAIECYRRAVDINPKDFKAWYGLGQAYEVLEMHLYSLFYFQKACSLQPLDRRMWQALGTCYIKIGYKSDALKCFERALQHSGNIEQDSVLLFKIAEICEQLKQMERCKLHMIRCVELEKSEDGFANEETIKARLWLAKYELKHDNYEEAYKYATAVTNGTAQEVELARSIARHCQTKM
- the THP2 gene encoding Thp2p (similar to Saccharomyces cerevisiae THP2 (YHR167W); ancestral locus Anc_5.71): MPGEIETTYFDSLSEQEQHLQENYSCIKDIFKTLKQLKNKDATDDELKQNLDNLSIYYRDLTRSSIDLKYNKYQTREIQLSHLDKISNEAQTFKRKHKTIYLREYVNTTESINGKSLEYINLLQRLSVDLVRQIEISDPNVSKINVDGWNPPKKIQVLLDKFGEPDADTRELKIQVQRYLDDIKMSRAKYSLENKYSLQEKLSEVTKAVNQWRAEWDNIEMMLFGDGSNSMKNMLANVESIKSKLEEEAKAESKEEEGEGEGNDVEMT
- the MTG2 gene encoding putative GTPase MTG2 (similar to Saccharomyces cerevisiae MTG2 (YHR168W); ancestral locus Anc_5.70) encodes the protein MLPRYYCKVSIRLNSTFSKIVENAPKISDNENWLNSLEIPNPASSLISGNKSWKTGDKFPFEIISNNDARNFKGQRFIDLKASLRYFTSINYLQEFNKHKHKRSQGNFIDVRIVKCKSGIGGNGCISFFRDANRRIGPPDGGDGGDGGSIYIQAVDSMDSLAKLKTTYIAGDGENGATDQLDGAVGKDILIKVPRGTVVHWCMDPKKVREYVQGKLQDSDATKDKSLRSILENNMLELKCVATDRYRQDVPHIQMFRNSYEVGEGWIYKGQTEEFHTSKDWFKDLKEKVKLYDYDLENAEHYQDTIPLFGIDLDEVSNEPICLLKGGKGGLGNMHFLTSLIRNPRFCKVGRNGLEQHFMFELKSIADFGLIGLPNAGKSTLLGAISNARPRIGHWEFTTLCPTIGTVSLGIDEPTFTVADIPGIIEGASQDKGLGLEFLRHIERSRGWVFVISLERPDPLSDLELLINEVGGLEKVETKSIMVICSKADVHPEVTAGPESTRGKYIKMEEFCSRRGWETMPISALRGENLEILKMKMFQSLGGRVER
- the NMD3 gene encoding ribosome-binding protein NMD3 (similar to Saccharomyces cerevisiae NMD3 (YHR170W); ancestral locus Anc_5.67), with protein sequence MNNTFGQHQHPHEHQQMLQTQQHQHQQVATVLCCNCGTPIDGSTGLVMCYDCIKMTVDITEGIPREANISFCRNCERFLQPPGQWIRADLESRELLAICLRRLKGLTKVRLVDASFIWTEPHSRRIRIKLTVQGEAMSNTIIQQTFEVEYVVIAMQCPDCARSYTTNTWRATVQIRQKVPHKRTFLYLEQLILRHNAHVDTISISEAKDGLDFFYSQKNHAVKMIDFLNSVVPIKSKKSEELISQDTHTGSSTYKFSYSVEIVPICRDDLVVLPKKLAKHLGNISQFVLCSKISNTVQFLDPTTLQTADLSPSLYWRSPFSALADVSQLTDFIVLDVDPTGISKGKRILADITIARTADLGINDQVYYARSHLGAILHAGDTVAGYFIANSNYNSELFDGLNIDYVPDVVLVKKLYQRKTKKNRNWKLKRMAKEHKDIDAAQDYSSKAQKQDMERAEKDYELFLQELEEDEEMRQTINLYKNNEAAAAAQIAAAANGMEEDEDPDAPQIDIDELLDELDEMTLDDPSEEQPQMQQPNM
- the ATG7 gene encoding Atg7p (similar to Saccharomyces cerevisiae ATG7 (YHR171W); ancestral locus Anc_5.66) codes for the protein MSQGTEKEAEICSATVPLSYSAPFQSFLDTSFFQELSRLKLDVLKLGSEEVPLFSSLALKNVSKSNECAHLFLNEQSFRVPMDGGKNEEELEYKKEGTIDIPIQGSITNFNTFEKFKSLNKQEFLNEKALELLKSGEKNINECIKFYIISFADLKKYKYYYWVCSPSFKPIDLDIKILKSQETVTNVEKYQTWFKSHKTEWIGLIDHDSTEVASYSKAIAKTAKIIILRDTSNLKGTPSSLLQNLFTIYMNDQDDHIREIEVFFIRPSKESSFKETFRLQLEGKSKTDYALSLTSNLKVSGWERNMQGKLMPRAVDLSELIDPMKVADQSVDLNLKLMKWRIIPDIDLDIIKKQQVLLLGAGTLGCYIARALMAWGVRNITLVDNSTVSYSNPVRQSLFEFADFGKPKAEAAAATMKRVFPLVNAKGVNLNVPMIGHPINNEEREKKEFYQLRELIRSHDAVFLLMDSRETRWLPTVLCNIEGKIVINAALGFDSYLVMRHGNYHGDDGVAVKEDDERLGCYFCHDVVAPTDSLSDRTLDEMCTVTRPGVAMMAASQSVELFVSLLQHSGFTNAKTNQETILGEIPHQIRGFLNRFTTLKLETPAYKYCSACSVAVIEECKKDDWEFVKKALNNRDYVEKLSGLYQMKQNIDIMDQELFEWEDDMTGEASIE